In Cynocephalus volans isolate mCynVol1 chromosome 13, mCynVol1.pri, whole genome shotgun sequence, a genomic segment contains:
- the RIOK3 gene encoding serine/threonine-protein kinase RIO3, giving the protein MDLVGVASPEPRPAAAWEPSKCPWATPQNTISCSLADVMSEQLAKELQLEEEAAAFPEVSVAEGPFITGENIDTSSDLMLAQMLQMEFDREYDAQLRREEKKFNGDSKVSISFENYRKVHPYEDSDSSEDEVDWQDTRDDPYIPAKPVPTPKKGFIGKGKDITTKHDEVVCGRKNTARMENFAPGFQVGDGIGMDLKLSNHVFNALKQHAYSEERRSARLHEKKEHSTAEKAVDPKTRLLMYKMVNSGMLETITGCISTGKESVVFHAYGGSMEDEKEASKVIPTECAIKVFKTTLNEFKNRDKYIKDDFRFKDRFSKLNPRKIIRMWAEKEMHNLTRMQRAGIPCPTVVLLKKHILVMSFIGHDQVPAPKLKEVKLSSEEMKEAYYQTLHLMQQLYNECTLVHADLSEYNMLWHAGKVWLIDVSQSVEPTHPHGLEFLFRDCRNVSQFFQKGGVKEALSERELFNAVSGLNISADNEADFLAEIEALEKMNEDHVQKNGRKAATFLKDDGGPPVLYDE; this is encoded by the exons tgtcCATGGGCTACCCCTCAAAATACAATATCATGTTCTTTGGCTGATGTAATGAGTGAACAGTTGGCTAAAGAACTGCAGTTAGAAGAAGAAGCTGCTGCATTTCCTGAAGTTTC TGTTGCTGAAGGACCGTTTATTACTGGAGAAAACATCGACACTTCCAGCGACCTAATGCTGGCTCAGATGCTACAGATGGAATTTGACAGAGAATATGATGCACAGCTTAGGCgcgaagaaaaaaaattcaatggagATAGCAAAG tttccatttcctttgaaaattatCGAAAAGTGCATCCTTACGAAGACAGTGATAGCTCTGAAGATGAGGTTGACTGGCAGGATACGCGTGATGATCCCTACATACCAG CAAAACCAGTTCCTACTCCCAAAAAGGGTTTTattggaaaaggaaaagacatcaCCACCAAACATGATGAAGTAGTATGTGGGAGAAAGAATACGGCAAGAATGGAAAAT tttGCACCTGGGTTTCAGGTAGGAGATGGAATTGGAATGGATTTAAAACTATCAAACCATGTTTTCAATGCTTTAAAACAACATGCCTACTCAGAAGAACGTCGAAGTGCTCGCCTCCATGAGAAAAAGGAGCATTCTACTGCA GAAAAAGCAGTTGACCCTAAGACACGTTTGCTTATGTATAAAATGGTCAACTCTGGAATGCTGGAGACAATCACTGGCTGTATTAGTACAGGAAAGGAATCTGTTGTCTTTCATGCATATGGAGGCAG caTGGAGGATGAAAAGGAAGCTAGTAAAGTTATACCCACAGAATGTGCCATCAAGGTATTTAAAACAACCCTTAACGAGTTTAAGAATCGTGACAAATATATTAAAGATGATTTCAGGTTTAAAGATCGCTTCAGTAAACTAAATCCACGTAAGATCATCCGCATgtgggcagaaaaagaaatgcacaatCTCACAAG aATGCAGAGAGCTGGAATTCCTTGTCCAACAGTTGTACTGCTCAAGAAACACATTTTAGTTATGTCTTTTATTGGCCATGATCAAGTCCCAGCCCCTAAATTAAAGGAAGTAAAACTCAGtagtgaagaaatgaaagaagcctACTATCAAACTCTTCAT TTGATGCAGCAGTTATATAATGAATGTACGCTTGTACATGCTGACCTCAGTGAGTATAACATGCTGTGGCATGCTGGAAAG GTCTGGTTAATTGACGTCAGTCAGTCGGTAGAACCAACCCATCCTCACGGCCTGGAGTTCTTGTTCCGTGACTGTAGGAATGTCTCACAG TTTTTCCAGAAAGGAGGAGTAAAGGAAGCCCTTAGTGAACGAGAACTCTTCAATGCCGTTTCAGGCTTAAACATCTCAGCAGACAATGAAGCTGATTTCTTAGCTGAG atagaagctttggagaaaatgaatgaagatcatgttcagaagaatggaaggaaagcTGCCACATTTTTGAAAGATGATGGAGGCCCACCAGTGCTCTATGACGAGTAG